In Alteromonas sp. V450, the following proteins share a genomic window:
- a CDS encoding D-Ala-D-Ala carboxypeptidase family metallohydrolase → MDNAEHVKSPSAMTAQERKARWPNFSDKELACSCCGKFSPSEQFSKLMDDAQAFRTASEKPLPVNSAYRCKMHAIERKKATPGAHATAACDFGVSGEDAIQLLTFFLNRGYVGIGVHQKGNKRYIHVDRRKTPAIWTY, encoded by the coding sequence ATGGATAACGCCGAACACGTAAAAAGCCCCAGTGCCATGACAGCACAAGAAAGGAAAGCACGATGGCCGAACTTCAGCGACAAAGAACTGGCGTGCAGCTGCTGCGGCAAGTTTTCCCCTAGTGAACAGTTCAGTAAGCTTATGGATGACGCACAGGCCTTTCGCACCGCAAGTGAAAAACCCCTGCCTGTAAATAGCGCTTATCGCTGCAAAATGCATGCGATAGAACGCAAAAAAGCAACGCCTGGTGCCCACGCTACAGCAGCATGCGACTTTGGCGTAAGCGGCGAAGACGCAATACAGCTACTTACGTTTTTCTTAAACCGTGGTTATGTAGGCATTGGTGTGCACCAAAAAGGTAATAAACGCTACATTCACGTTGATAGACGCAAAACACCCGCTATATGGACGTACTGA
- a CDS encoding TonB-dependent siderophore receptor — MKYSTLIPVLFALSPIAVAVSAHAQTSETSAKQVRESEVEKIRIVGVRQNRVSRGATGLTMEISETPQSISIVSEDLMQSFGAFNINDALKLAPGINVEEWETNRTNYTARGFEIKNTQIDGVGLPNDWGIVTGAVEAYGYEEIEVIRGANGLLTGVGNASGTINYVRKRPTNEEGGEIGASIGSYNFKRVQGDYSMLLTEDGSWAARVVASVEDKESHLDGLQNDRSFVYGVIDGQLTDNATVTFGLSYQDANTDGNTWGGLVFNYTDGTQAEWDISDTTSQEWTKWDTETTNAFVELDYVFDNDWQLLLSYNYRDFEDQSKLFYAYGTIDKDTGLGLVGWPGRYDSERDSHLIEGRVFGDFELFGRHHEVNIGVSHATSDDVSFVHAFDYATTPAYGPTPAYPYALDAIAEPDWLAASEYSNIEQTLTRYFGSARFIVTDAMHVIAGFNAIDFERKGQNAGAVIDNSESEASPYIGATYAVTDDVNAYVSYSDVYQPQEQYDINGQYLAPTKGKNFEAGVKAQWFDNRLLTTFAYFTAQQDNLAAYAGTNPETLQFYYKGVSVESDGFEIEIAGQVTDALRVNASYTKLDVEDEQGNDANLWAPRDVATFQLAYTVPQAPEVELGFGGRWQSEISNVDYNVEQGAYFLGNVYASKAFSDKLTMRVNVNNIFDKKYINSLHTIGFYGAGINAQLSASYTF; from the coding sequence GTGAAATACTCTACGTTAATTCCTGTTTTGTTCGCGCTGTCACCTATTGCTGTTGCGGTATCGGCCCATGCGCAAACCTCTGAAACTTCAGCTAAACAAGTTAGAGAAAGCGAAGTTGAAAAAATTCGTATTGTTGGCGTTCGTCAAAACCGTGTAAGTCGCGGCGCAACGGGCTTAACCATGGAAATTAGCGAAACGCCCCAGTCTATTAGCATTGTTTCTGAAGACCTGATGCAGTCGTTTGGAGCGTTCAATATTAACGATGCGCTAAAGCTAGCGCCGGGTATTAATGTAGAGGAGTGGGAAACCAACCGTACTAACTATACTGCCCGTGGTTTTGAAATTAAGAACACCCAAATTGATGGGGTAGGCTTGCCGAATGATTGGGGCATTGTTACTGGTGCAGTAGAAGCTTACGGCTATGAAGAAATTGAAGTTATTCGTGGTGCCAACGGCCTGTTAACGGGTGTGGGTAACGCGTCGGGTACCATTAACTATGTGCGCAAGCGCCCCACCAATGAAGAGGGCGGTGAAATTGGCGCAAGCATTGGCTCGTACAACTTTAAGCGTGTACAGGGCGACTACTCAATGCTGCTTACCGAAGATGGCAGCTGGGCAGCGCGCGTGGTAGCCAGTGTTGAAGATAAAGAGTCGCACCTTGATGGCCTACAGAACGATCGCAGCTTTGTTTACGGTGTTATCGACGGCCAGTTAACCGATAACGCTACTGTAACCTTTGGGTTGTCGTACCAAGATGCCAATACCGACGGCAACACCTGGGGTGGGCTTGTGTTTAACTACACCGATGGTACCCAAGCCGAGTGGGACATTAGCGATACTACTTCCCAGGAATGGACGAAATGGGATACCGAAACTACCAACGCGTTTGTCGAGCTAGACTACGTGTTCGACAACGATTGGCAGCTGCTGCTTAGCTATAACTACCGCGATTTTGAAGATCAAAGCAAGCTGTTTTACGCCTATGGCACCATTGATAAAGACACAGGCTTAGGCCTTGTTGGCTGGCCGGGTCGTTACGACTCTGAGCGTGATTCACACCTTATTGAAGGCCGTGTATTTGGAGATTTCGAGCTATTTGGTCGCCATCATGAAGTGAATATTGGAGTAAGCCATGCTACCAGCGATGACGTGTCTTTTGTTCACGCATTTGATTATGCCACTACGCCAGCCTACGGCCCAACGCCTGCGTATCCGTATGCGCTAGATGCTATTGCTGAGCCTGATTGGCTTGCCGCCTCAGAGTATTCCAACATTGAACAAACCCTAACCCGTTACTTTGGCTCTGCCCGTTTTATTGTCACCGATGCTATGCATGTTATCGCTGGTTTTAACGCTATTGATTTTGAGCGTAAAGGGCAAAATGCAGGCGCGGTTATCGATAACTCAGAAAGCGAGGCTAGCCCCTACATTGGTGCTACTTACGCCGTAACCGACGATGTCAACGCGTATGTAAGTTATTCAGATGTGTACCAGCCGCAAGAACAGTACGACATTAACGGCCAGTACCTAGCCCCAACAAAGGGTAAAAACTTCGAGGCCGGCGTTAAAGCGCAGTGGTTCGACAACCGTTTATTAACGACATTTGCTTACTTCACCGCACAGCAAGACAACCTTGCCGCCTACGCTGGCACTAACCCAGAAACCCTGCAGTTCTACTATAAGGGCGTGTCGGTAGAGTCTGATGGTTTTGAAATTGAAATAGCCGGCCAGGTAACCGATGCACTGCGTGTTAATGCGTCTTATACCAAGCTTGATGTAGAAGACGAACAAGGCAATGATGCCAACTTATGGGCGCCGCGTGATGTCGCAACGTTCCAGCTTGCGTACACAGTGCCACAAGCGCCAGAAGTAGAGCTAGGCTTTGGCGGTCGCTGGCAGTCTGAGATAAGTAATGTGGATTACAACGTTGAACAAGGCGCGTATTTCTTAGGTAATGTGTATGCATCTAAAGCGTTTTCAGACAAGCTCACAATGCGGGTTAATGTGAATAATATTTTTGATAAGAAATACATTAATAGCCTTCATACCATTGGGTTTTATGGCGCCGGTATTAACGCGCAGCTAAGTGCGTCGTATACGTTTTAA
- a CDS encoding amidohydrolase, with the protein MLLLNNVLHCGHGGLRARISTYTNREVHVMFHATFYALALFSFMVSFHAVAAEPHSTTRKPATNKNADACYPSDSVFYNGVIYTANDAQWQAEAVAVNNGRVVFVGSAEQAAPWLCGTKARIDLKGSTLFPGFTDSHQHLEGIGKRTRTLSLFGISSLKDTVAAIKAFAANVPDGQWVLGRGWIEREWQDEQRFLTAADLDTFTQTKPLFMPRADGVSAVVNSKALALAGVTKDTPDPEGGKFERYEDGTPTGYVLATAMDFFRNILPPESDQYIKENLQRGMQVNVSQGWTATHDAGMKWREVQQLKALANSDEMLHRVYIAVPINEANALFKNGAQKLANELFYLNGIKVFIDGTLGSRGAALLAPYSDADHSGFMDRTTKEELMPVLAQALKQGFQVMTHVIGDRALYSTLNWYEEAWADLPEQQWHSTDLRWRLEHAQIIPPDQQARLAALNIIASMQPSHAIGDLNFAPSRLGPSRLEYAYPWKPLVEKGVKVIGGSDAPVEIGDPRIEFYAAITRNRLNGTSGEGWHLEFALPRADALKMFTLWPAYASFQEAHLGSIEVGKYADFSVFDTNFMTAPPKDILSSSVVMTVVNGQIVYAQ; encoded by the coding sequence ATGTTACTACTGAATAACGTTTTGCATTGCGGGCATGGTGGGTTACGTGCACGTATTTCTACTTACACCAACAGGGAAGTGCACGTTATGTTTCACGCCACGTTTTATGCGCTCGCGCTATTTTCTTTTATGGTTAGCTTTCACGCAGTAGCGGCTGAACCACATTCCACAACACGTAAACCGGCTACAAATAAAAACGCCGACGCTTGTTACCCGTCAGATTCAGTGTTTTATAACGGTGTTATTTATACTGCAAACGATGCTCAGTGGCAGGCCGAAGCTGTTGCCGTGAACAACGGGCGAGTAGTGTTCGTTGGTAGCGCTGAACAGGCTGCGCCTTGGCTTTGTGGCACCAAAGCACGTATTGATTTGAAAGGCAGTACGCTTTTTCCCGGCTTTACAGATAGTCATCAGCATTTAGAAGGTATTGGAAAACGTACCCGAACATTAAGCTTGTTTGGCATTTCGTCGTTAAAAGACACCGTTGCCGCCATAAAAGCGTTTGCGGCCAATGTACCTGACGGTCAATGGGTGTTAGGCAGAGGGTGGATAGAACGCGAGTGGCAAGATGAACAACGGTTTTTAACCGCTGCCGATTTGGATACCTTTACACAAACTAAGCCGTTATTTATGCCCCGTGCCGACGGCGTTTCCGCCGTGGTAAATTCAAAAGCGCTGGCGCTTGCTGGTGTTACGAAAGATACTCCCGACCCTGAAGGTGGAAAATTTGAGCGTTACGAAGACGGTACGCCTACCGGTTATGTACTTGCCACCGCAATGGATTTTTTTCGCAATATTTTACCGCCAGAGTCCGACCAATATATAAAAGAAAACTTGCAGCGCGGTATGCAGGTGAATGTGTCGCAAGGATGGACAGCCACACATGATGCGGGCATGAAATGGCGAGAAGTACAGCAGCTTAAAGCGTTAGCAAACAGTGATGAAATGCTACATCGCGTATATATAGCAGTGCCAATAAACGAAGCAAATGCTTTGTTTAAAAACGGTGCGCAGAAGCTTGCTAACGAGCTGTTTTACTTAAACGGAATAAAGGTGTTTATCGACGGTACATTAGGCTCGCGTGGAGCGGCGTTACTTGCGCCATACAGTGATGCCGATCACAGTGGGTTTATGGATCGCACCACCAAAGAAGAGTTAATGCCCGTGTTAGCGCAAGCCTTAAAACAAGGCTTTCAAGTGATGACACACGTTATTGGTGACCGCGCGCTTTATTCAACCCTTAACTGGTATGAAGAAGCGTGGGCAGACCTGCCAGAACAACAGTGGCACAGTACTGATTTACGCTGGCGCCTAGAGCATGCACAAATTATCCCGCCAGATCAGCAAGCGCGGTTGGCGGCGTTGAACATTATTGCGTCAATGCAGCCTAGTCATGCCATTGGTGATTTAAATTTTGCGCCAAGTCGCTTGGGCCCAAGCCGTTTAGAATATGCATATCCTTGGAAACCGCTGGTGGAAAAAGGCGTAAAAGTAATAGGGGGCTCAGATGCGCCTGTTGAGATAGGCGACCCTCGCATTGAGTTCTACGCTGCTATCACGCGAAATAGGCTAAATGGCACGTCAGGTGAAGGTTGGCATTTAGAGTTTGCGTTACCAAGGGCCGACGCGCTTAAAATGTTCACCTTATGGCCTGCTTATGCGTCGTTTCAAGAGGCGCATTTGGGCTCTATTGAAGTAGGTAAATATGCTGACTTTTCGGTGTTCGATACCAACTTCATGACAGCGCCGCCCAAGGATATTTTATCGTCAAGCGTAGTAATGACGGTTGTTAACGGGCAAATAGTGTACGCGCAATAA